One window of the Osmerus mordax isolate fOsmMor3 chromosome 2, fOsmMor3.pri, whole genome shotgun sequence genome contains the following:
- the LOC136965178 gene encoding olfactory receptor 5AN1-like, which yields MGNMSVVTVFTLSGFGDITDYRVLVFSVTLLCYFVIVLVNVTVIMTIVFNRIFHVPMYIFLCNLCINGLFGTAGFYPKFLMDLLSHLQVISYAACLFQAFVIYSSFCIDICLLAVMAYDRFVAICRPLQYHSVMTKQWVAQLVSFSWIAPFGLIASAIIFTFHLRLCGSHIQKLYCANWLVAKLSCDATSWVTSSTPTNVVAYVTIFFYILLAIFIFCSYMQLIRSCFKSLENRGKFMSTCLPHLFALFNISIAGLFDVMHMRYGSNDLPQSLQNFLAVEILIGPPLFNPLIYGLTLTQIRNKILCRCLKRK from the coding sequence ATGGGAAATATGTCAGTAGTAACAGTATTCACTCTGTCTGGGTTTGGAGACATAACAGACTACAGGGTCCTTGTCTTCTCTGTCACTTTATTGTGTTACTTTGTCATTGTGCTAGTTAATGTTACGGTCATCATGACTATCGTCTTTAACAGAATCTTTCATGTGCCAATGTATATCTTTCTTTGTAATTTGTGCATTAATGGACTTTTTGGTACTGCAGGATTCTACCCCAAATTTCTGATGGATCTGCTGTCTCATTTACAGGTCATCTCCTATGCAGCATGTTTGTTTCAGGCTTTTGTCATATATTCTTCTTTCTGCATTGATATTTGTCTGCTAGCTGTGATGGCCTATGATAGGTTTGTAGCAATATGTAGACCACTGCAATATCACTCTGTCATGACTAAGCAGTGGGTGGCACAGTTAGTCTCTTTCTCCTGGATTGCTCCTTTTGGCCTTATAGCTAGTGCTATTATATTTACTTTCCACCTGAGGTTGTGTGgctcacacatacagaaactcTACTGTGCTAATTGGTTGGTTGCTAAATTGTCATGTGATGCGACCAGTTGGGTAACTTCATCCACACCAACCAATGTAGTTGCATATGTAACAATATTCTTCTATATTCTTCTTGCCATTTTTATATTTTGCTCTTACATGCAGTTGATCAGATCATGTTTTAAGTCCTTGGAAAACAGAGGAAAGTTCATGAGTACTTGTTTGCCACATTTATTTGCATTATTTAACATTTCAATTGCTGGTCTATTCGATGTTATGCATATGCGTTATGGCTCAAACGATTTGCCACAGAGCCTTCAAAACTTCTTGGCTGTTGAAATTCTAATAGGTCCTCCATTATTCAACCCCCTCATTTATGGTCTGACACTAACTCAAATTCGCAATAAAATACTGTGTAGATGTTTGAAAAGGAAATAA